The proteins below come from a single Saccharopolyspora sp. SCSIO 74807 genomic window:
- a CDS encoding GntR family transcriptional regulator, with amino-acid sequence MPADRDHPDEAPQDQARTADARTTDARTAAPRADLRWPDQGTRPPTTQAFVLDALRRAITSGSLPPGRPIRQDGIAHDLGVSRVPLREALKTLEAEGQVVYRPHRGYAVAELSLDDLVEVYRIRELLESEAAGIAATAFTEADLARITDAAEDVESAAEDGDLVGMIAANRRFHFALLEPAGMPRLMRMVRTLWDATDAYRAVYYNATANRARVREEHSAIVRAAAEGDAEKLIAELSTHRSHAIDSLRETIT; translated from the coding sequence ATGCCCGCAGATCGCGACCACCCCGACGAGGCGCCGCAGGACCAGGCGCGCACCGCAGATGCCCGCACTACAGATGCCCGCACCGCAGCTCCCCGCGCCGACCTGCGCTGGCCGGACCAGGGCACCCGGCCGCCGACCACGCAGGCCTTCGTGCTCGACGCGCTGCGCCGCGCGATCACCTCCGGGTCGCTGCCACCGGGCCGCCCGATCCGGCAGGACGGCATCGCGCACGACCTCGGCGTCAGCCGGGTGCCGCTGCGGGAGGCGCTGAAGACCCTGGAAGCCGAGGGACAGGTCGTCTACCGCCCGCACCGCGGCTACGCGGTGGCGGAGCTGTCGCTGGACGACCTGGTGGAGGTCTACCGGATCCGGGAACTGCTGGAGTCGGAGGCGGCCGGGATCGCGGCAACCGCGTTCACCGAGGCCGACCTGGCCCGGATCACCGATGCGGCCGAGGACGTCGAATCGGCCGCCGAGGACGGGGACCTGGTGGGCATGATCGCGGCGAACCGCAGGTTCCACTTCGCCTTGCTGGAGCCCGCCGGAATGCCGCGGCTGATGCGGATGGTGCGGACGCTGTGGGACGCCACGGACGCCTATCGCGCGGTCTACTACAACGCGACGGCCAACCGCGCGCGCGTGCGCGAGGAGCATTCGGCGATCGTCCGCGCGGCCGCGGAAGGCGACGCCGAGAAGCTGATCGCCGAGCTGAGCACCCACCGCAGCCACGCCATCGATTCGCTGCGCGAGACGATCACCTGA
- a CDS encoding TetR/AcrR family transcriptional regulator: MTRERLTPAGRRILDVAAELFYRQGIHAVGVEGIAAEAGVTKKTLYACFGSKDNLVTAYLEQRDERWREWVLRWLDEHGGSAAEQVLGTFDALAEWIDRGDFRGCGFVNALAEIPDAEHPARAIITAQQEWVREHFARLAEAADAPDPADFAKTALLLYEGVTVSASMDVPDAARQARKAAEVLLKT, translated from the coding sequence ATGACTCGCGAACGGCTCACACCCGCCGGGCGGCGGATCCTCGACGTGGCCGCCGAGCTGTTCTACCGGCAGGGCATCCACGCGGTCGGCGTCGAGGGCATCGCCGCCGAAGCCGGGGTCACGAAGAAGACGCTGTACGCCTGCTTCGGCTCCAAGGACAACCTCGTCACCGCATACCTCGAGCAGCGCGACGAGCGCTGGCGCGAGTGGGTGCTGCGGTGGCTCGACGAGCACGGTGGATCGGCCGCGGAGCAAGTGCTCGGCACGTTCGACGCGCTGGCCGAGTGGATCGATCGCGGGGACTTCCGCGGCTGCGGCTTCGTCAACGCGCTGGCCGAGATCCCCGACGCCGAGCACCCGGCGCGCGCGATCATCACCGCGCAGCAGGAATGGGTGCGGGAGCACTTCGCGCGGCTCGCCGAAGCCGCGGATGCGCCCGACCCGGCCGACTTCGCCAAGACCGCGCTGCTGCTCTACGAAGGCGTCACCGTCTCCGCCTCGATGGATGTGCCGGATGCGGCGCGGCAGGCGCGGAAGGCGGCCGAGGTACTGCTGAAGACTTGA